A single window of Cytobacillus dafuensis DNA harbors:
- a CDS encoding M14 family zinc carboxypeptidase: protein MGLKKKVLSVSLSSLMALGAVTTVSIPASAVGNGPSAGNGAIQTSILHTYESLVDYLKTQDAKQAAMELEVIGQTVKGRDIYMAKYMSNPSNPTILFLTQQHGNEQLTTEGALEFIKHLGTGKMKGVLDNVNVLIIPMLNADGAMGDVDFSLDDYLADGDRHLTRYNANYVDLNREHDKPTSKMQPEAKALHENVLQKYDIDYLIDLHHQGTLSETEGELVSGSILYPTSSNVKPEVLEGSKKLGSVVYNSIEPTGWGHLGKYDGGSGNNIGRNGIAVSYDISTLLFEMRGMSDHYIKSYAIGQKSNGYLIKQTITTLDATVRAISDGSIDTADTSFWDTLPTQNNRQSEESDE, encoded by the coding sequence ATGGGGTTAAAAAAGAAGGTTTTATCTGTTTCTTTATCTAGTTTAATGGCGTTGGGAGCTGTTACAACTGTTTCGATTCCTGCAAGTGCAGTTGGAAACGGTCCGAGTGCTGGAAATGGAGCTATCCAAACTTCAATCCTGCATACATATGAGAGTCTTGTAGACTATCTCAAAACACAAGATGCTAAACAAGCAGCTATGGAGCTAGAAGTTATCGGTCAAACAGTAAAAGGCCGCGATATTTATATGGCCAAGTATATGTCTAATCCTAGCAATCCGACTATTCTTTTTTTAACACAGCAGCATGGAAATGAGCAGCTTACGACTGAAGGTGCACTTGAATTTATCAAACATTTAGGAACAGGAAAAATGAAAGGTGTTCTTGATAATGTAAACGTTCTCATTATACCAATGCTAAATGCAGACGGAGCAATGGGGGATGTTGATTTCTCACTTGATGATTACTTAGCTGACGGGGATCGCCATCTTACTCGCTATAATGCTAATTATGTAGATTTAAACCGCGAACATGATAAGCCAACGAGTAAAATGCAGCCTGAAGCAAAGGCATTGCATGAAAATGTTTTACAAAAATATGATATTGATTACTTGATTGATCTTCACCATCAAGGAACTTTAAGCGAGACAGAAGGAGAGCTTGTCTCTGGTTCAATTCTGTACCCAACAAGCTCTAATGTTAAGCCGGAAGTATTAGAAGGCTCTAAAAAACTTGGTTCTGTTGTTTATAATTCGATAGAACCAACTGGTTGGGGACATCTTGGGAAATATGATGGAGGATCAGGAAATAATATTGGCCGAAATGGAATCGCTGTAAGTTATGATATTTCAACACTCCTATTTGAAATGCGCGGCATGTCTGATCACTATATCAAATCATATGCTATTGGACAAAAGAGTAACGGTTATTTAATTAAGCAAACGATCACCACTCTAGATGCAACTGTAAGAGCGATTTCTGATGGTTCTATCGATACAGCAGATACAAGCTTCTGGGATACTCTTCCTACACAGAATAATAGACAAAGCGAAGAATCCGACGAATAA